From Ictidomys tridecemlineatus isolate mIctTri1 chromosome 2, mIctTri1.hap1, whole genome shotgun sequence, the proteins below share one genomic window:
- the LOC101978400 gene encoding hydroxycarboxylic acid receptor 2, whose product MNRQHSQNHSLMINNKSCCVFRDDFIANVLPPVLGLEFVFGLLGNGLALWIFCFHLKSWKSSRIFLFNLAVADFLLIICLPFLTDNYVRKWDWKFGDIPCRLMLFMLAMNRQGSIIFLTVVAVDRYFRVVHPHHSLNKISNRTAAIISCFLWGVTIGLTVHLLYKNMLTKNGTANLCSSFSICKTFRWHDAMFFLEFFLPLGIILFCSAKIIWSLRQRQLDKHAKIKRAINFILVVAIVFIICFLPSVAVRIRIFWLLYTSGTQDCEVYRSVDLAFFITLSFTYMNSMLDPLVYYFSSPSFPNFFSMLINRCLRKKTSDKPDNNRSTSLELTQDMSTTRSVPNALMADPSEP is encoded by the coding sequence ATGAACCGGCAGCACTCGCAGAACCATTCTCTGATGATAAACAACAAGAGCTGCTGTGTGTTCCGGGACGACTTCATTGCCAATGTGCTGCCACCGGTGCTGGGGCTGGAGTTTGTGTTTGGACTCCTGGGCAATGGCCTTGCTCTGTGGATATTCTGCTTCCACCTTAAGTCCTGGAAATCCAGCCGGATCTTCCTGTTCAACTTGGCCGTGGCTGACTTTCTCCTCATCATTTGCCTGCCGTTCCTGACAGACAACTATGTGAGGAAGTGGGATTGGAAGTTTGGGGACATCCCTTGCCGGCTGATGCTCTTCATGTTGGCCATGAACCGCCAGGGCAGCATCATCTTCCTCACGGTGGTGGCCGTGGACAGGTATTTCCGGGTGGTCCATCCTCACCACTCTCTGAACAAGATCTCCAATCGGACAGCGGCCATCATCTCCTGCTTTTTGTGGGGTGTCACCATCGGCCTGACGGTTCACCTCCTCTACAAAAACATGTTGACCAAGAATGGGACCGCGAATCTGTGCAGCAGTTTTAGCATCTGCAAAACCTTCCGGTGGCACGATGCCATGTTCTTCTTGGAGTTCTTCTTACCCCTGGGCATCATCTTGTTCTGCTCTGCCAAAATCATCTGGAGCCTGCGGCAGAGACAACTGGACAAGCATGCCAAGATCAAGAGAGCCATCAACTTCATCCTGGTGGTGGCCATTGTCTTCATCATCTGCTTCCTGCCCAGCGTGGCCGTGCGCATCCGCATCTTCTGGCTCTTGTACACCTCGGGGACGCAGGACTGTGAAGTGTACCGCTCAGTTGACTTGGCCTTTTTCATCACCCTCAGCTTCACCTACATGAACAGCATGCTGGATCCACTTGTGTACTACTTCTCCAGCCCATCCTTTCCCAACTTTTTCTCCATGTTGATCAACCGCTGCCTCCGGAAGAAGACATCTGATAAGCCAGATAATAACCGCAGCACCAGCTTGGAGCTCACGCAGGACATGAGTACTACCAGGAGTGTCCCGAACGCCTTAATGGCTGACCCCAGTGAACCATAG
- the Hcar1 gene encoding hydroxycarboxylic acid receptor 1: MDNRSCCLLEGDLISQLMPPLLILAFVLGALGNGIALCGFCFHTKTWKPSTIYLFNLAVADFLLMICLPFRTDYYLRDRNWAFQDLSCRLVLFMLAMNRAGSIVFLTVVAVDRYFKVVHPHHMVNTISNRTAAGTVCVLWTLVILGTLHLLMESHLCLQKNATSCESFIMESANGWHDIMFQLEFFLPLGLIGFCSFKVIWSLKQRQQLARQARMRKAIRFIMVVAAVFVTCYLPSVLARLYFVWTLPSSACNASVHVALHFTLSFTYMNSMLDPLVYYFSSPSFPKFYTKLKIHHLRPKQPGPSKSQRMEEMPTSDLCRKSCGSVTNSVQSQPDVQGDLQVC, encoded by the coding sequence ATGGACAACAGGTCATGCTGCCTCCTTGAGGGGGACCTCATCTCTCAGTTGATGCCACCCCTGCTCATACTGGCCTTCGTGCTTGGCGCCCTGGGCAATGGGATTGCTCTGTGTGGTTTCTGCTTCCACACGAAGACCTGGAAGCCGAGCACCATTTATCTTTTCAACTTGGCCGTGGCTGATTTCCTCCTCATGATCTGCCTACCCTTCCGGACAGACTACTACCTCAGAGACAGAAACTGGGCCTTTCAGGATCTTTCCTGTCGCCTGGTGCTGTTCATGCTGGCCATGAACAGAGCCGGGAGCATCGTCTTCCTGACAGTGGTGGCCGTGGACAGGTATTTCAAAGTGGTCCACCCCCACCATATGGTGAACACCATCTCGAACCGGACTGCAGCTGGCACCGTCTGCGTCCTTTGGACCTTGGTCATCTTGGGAACTCTGCATCTTTTGATGGAGAGCCACCTGTGTCTACAGAAGAATGCCACGTCTTGTGAGAGCTTTATCATGGAGTCGGCGAACGGCTGGCACGACATCATGTTCCAACTGGAGTTCTTCCTGCCTCTGGGCCTCATCGGGTTCTGTTCCTTCAAGGTGATCTGGAGCCTGAAGCAGCGGCAGCAGCTGGCCAGACAGGCTCGGATGAGAAAGGCTATCCGCTTCATCATGGTGGTGGCTGCTGTCTTTGTCACTTGCTATTTGCCTAGCGTCCTGGCCAGACTGTATTTCGTCTGGACGTTGCCCTCCAGTGCCTGCAACGCATCTGTCCATGTGGCCCTCCACTTCACCCTCAGCTTCACCTACATGaacagcatgctggaccccctgGTGTATTATTTTTCAAGCCCCTCATTTCCCAAATTCTATACCAAGCTTAAAATCCATCATTTGAGACCCAAGCAGCCAGGACCCTCAAAGTCACAGAGGATGGAGGAGATGCCAACTTCTGACCTCTGTCGTAAGAGTTGCGGCAGCGTGACAAATAGTGTCCAAAGCCAGCCAGATGTTCAGGGGGACCTCCAAGTGTGTTGA